In Dyadobacter sp. NIV53, a single window of DNA contains:
- a CDS encoding phospho-sugar mutase, which produces MTAKLEPNVMAKVNSWLNGDYDIDTKQSIQQLIDESNDTELTDAFYKDLEFGTGGLRGLIGIGSNRMNRYTVGTATQGLANYLNKAFPNEAKSVAIAYDSRIKSDEFAKIIADIFSANGIDVYLFEALRPTPELSFAIRELGCKSGVVVTASHNPKEYNGYKAYWDDGSQVVAPHDANIIDEVNAIKSIDDVKFDGDPSKITKIGADIDEKYLNHILSLSISKDAIVRQKDLKIVYTPLHGTGVTLVPKLLAKMGFEAVTIITEQAEPNGNGQFPTVVYPNPEETEAMSKAVEKAKEIDADLVLGTDPDADRVGIAAKNHHGEIQLLNGNQTASVLIYYLLNAWKDAGKLTGTQFVCKTIVTTDLIDKMAAAFDVKCYNTLTGFKFIAQVIREKEGIEQFIGGGEESYGYLIGDAVRDKDAIASCAMIAELTAYAKDKGLSLFDMLMEIYKQFGFYYEGLISLTKKGKAGADEIQHMMADFRVNPPKTLAGSPVTRMDDYKALTTTDFTSGTTTSIPSGEMGIEPSNVLQFFTEDGTKFTCRPSGTEPKIKFYVGVRATLEKNEDFDSVYATLKDKVQAIGEELGLK; this is translated from the coding sequence ATGACTGCAAAATTAGAACCGAATGTAATGGCCAAAGTGAATAGCTGGCTCAACGGTGATTATGATATTGATACGAAACAATCTATTCAGCAATTGATCGATGAGTCAAATGATACTGAATTAACGGATGCGTTTTACAAAGATCTGGAATTCGGAACAGGTGGTTTACGGGGATTAATAGGAATTGGCTCTAACCGCATGAACCGTTATACGGTTGGAACTGCAACTCAGGGGCTGGCAAATTACCTGAACAAAGCATTTCCTAATGAAGCTAAAAGTGTAGCTATAGCATATGACAGCCGCATAAAGTCAGATGAATTTGCTAAGATTATTGCAGATATATTTTCCGCAAACGGAATTGATGTTTACTTGTTTGAAGCATTACGTCCAACGCCTGAATTGTCTTTCGCTATTCGTGAACTGGGTTGTAAAAGTGGCGTTGTTGTAACGGCTTCGCATAATCCCAAAGAATATAATGGTTATAAGGCTTATTGGGATGATGGCTCACAGGTTGTAGCCCCACATGATGCAAATATCATCGACGAAGTAAATGCAATCAAGTCCATTGATGATGTGAAATTTGATGGTGATCCTTCTAAGATCACTAAAATTGGTGCTGATATTGATGAAAAATATCTGAACCATATATTATCGCTTTCTATTTCGAAAGATGCAATTGTACGCCAGAAAGATCTGAAAATTGTATATACGCCTTTGCATGGAACTGGGGTAACATTAGTGCCTAAATTATTGGCTAAAATGGGTTTTGAGGCAGTTACTATCATTACAGAACAGGCTGAACCTAATGGAAACGGACAATTCCCAACGGTTGTTTACCCAAATCCGGAGGAAACAGAAGCAATGTCCAAAGCAGTGGAAAAGGCCAAAGAAATTGATGCTGATCTCGTATTGGGAACGGATCCTGATGCTGACAGAGTTGGTATTGCAGCTAAAAACCACCACGGTGAAATTCAGCTTTTGAATGGTAACCAGACGGCCAGCGTATTAATTTATTACCTTTTAAATGCCTGGAAAGACGCCGGGAAACTTACCGGAACTCAGTTTGTTTGTAAAACCATTGTTACGACGGATCTTATCGATAAAATGGCCGCAGCGTTTGATGTCAAATGTTATAATACATTGACTGGATTCAAATTTATTGCGCAGGTAATCCGTGAAAAAGAAGGTATTGAGCAGTTTATCGGCGGAGGCGAAGAAAGCTACGGTTATCTAATCGGGGATGCAGTTCGTGATAAAGATGCCATTGCATCCTGCGCCATGATTGCCGAGCTGACTGCTTATGCAAAAGACAAGGGATTAAGCCTTTTTGATATGTTAATGGAAATCTACAAGCAATTTGGTTTCTATTACGAAGGTTTGATCTCTCTTACTAAAAAAGGTAAAGCCGGTGCAGATGAAATTCAGCATATGATGGCAGATTTCAGGGTAAATCCACCAAAAACACTTGCTGGCTCGCCAGTAACACGTATGGATGATTACAAAGCACTGACTACTACGGACTTTACCAGCGGAACTACAACGTCCATTCCATCAGGTGAAATGGGAATTGAACCATCCAATGTATTGCAGTTCTTCACTGAGGATGGTACTAAATTTACTTGCCGTCCATCCGGAACTGAACCGAAAATTAAGTTCTACGTAGGAGTTCGTGCGACGTTGGAAAAGAATGAAGATTTTGACAGCGTTTATGCAACTTTGAAAGATAAAGTGCAGGCAATAGGTGAGGAGTTGGGATTGAAATAA
- a CDS encoding DUF1501 domain-containing protein has product MKRREFLQYATSSFFLPLVLDGYGARAETNASSPFMKAMLELAEANDKILVVIQLNGGNDGLNMVLPLDQYSTYTASNFRGNIAIPENKALKLDGFPETGLHPSMTGLQTLFNEGKLSIVHATGYPNPNFSHFRANDIWFTAVDSDKLSTSGWLGRYLEQSYDQFPDAYPNANFPDPMAIQISSISSTTFNTSSSPGGLSIQDPDTFSQIIGDKPVINPGELPNTPAGKYTAFIRQQQTSSVAYAGRLKEASAKGKNMVVYPTDNSLFDQLKIVSRLIAGGLKTKIYYVTLGGFDTHSQQVDITDTTQGKHATLLKYLSEGIKIFLDDLKANGKEDKVAGMTFSEFGRRAISNGSRGTDHGWASPMFVFGSEIKTRIIGKNPDLTDLVGNNIKIQNDYRQVYSSILTDWLGASDDLAKSVMFDTMFTNLPIFNKQVPDIKPISTERINVYPNPANEEIYVESGLMIQGNDKLTITDMNGRVLPLQVTYLSTTQIRIKKPNITSGKYFIRLENDKHSVVKPVMILR; this is encoded by the coding sequence ATGAAACGTCGTGAATTTCTACAATATGCAACTTCCTCGTTCTTTCTCCCTCTGGTTTTAGACGGATATGGCGCGCGTGCAGAAACCAATGCGAGCTCTCCCTTTATGAAAGCAATGCTTGAACTGGCAGAGGCAAATGACAAAATTTTGGTGGTAATTCAGCTGAACGGTGGAAATGATGGGCTGAATATGGTACTTCCGCTGGACCAATACAGTACTTACACTGCAAGTAATTTCAGGGGCAATATTGCTATTCCGGAAAATAAAGCATTAAAACTGGATGGCTTTCCGGAAACCGGACTACATCCTTCGATGACCGGTCTTCAGACTCTCTTTAACGAAGGCAAGTTGTCGATTGTCCATGCAACCGGATATCCTAATCCGAATTTTTCGCATTTCCGTGCGAACGATATATGGTTTACCGCCGTTGACTCAGACAAACTTTCTACATCGGGCTGGCTCGGGCGATATCTTGAACAAAGCTATGATCAGTTCCCGGATGCATACCCTAATGCAAATTTTCCGGATCCAATGGCAATTCAGATTTCTTCCATTTCTTCTACGACGTTTAACACAAGCAGTAGTCCTGGAGGGCTTTCCATACAGGATCCTGACACTTTTTCACAGATTATTGGAGATAAACCGGTCATAAATCCCGGGGAACTACCGAATACCCCGGCCGGAAAATATACTGCCTTCATTCGCCAGCAACAAACTTCTTCGGTTGCATATGCAGGACGTTTGAAAGAAGCATCTGCTAAAGGGAAAAACATGGTAGTTTATCCTACAGATAATTCTTTATTTGATCAGCTTAAAATTGTATCCAGGCTTATTGCAGGAGGATTAAAAACGAAGATTTACTATGTAACACTGGGTGGATTTGATACACACTCGCAGCAGGTGGACATTACGGATACTACACAGGGAAAACACGCCACTCTGCTGAAATATTTGTCCGAAGGCATCAAGATTTTTTTGGATGACCTTAAAGCCAACGGTAAGGAAGACAAAGTAGCTGGGATGACATTCTCGGAATTTGGGCGCCGGGCTATTTCCAATGGAAGCCGGGGAACGGATCATGGCTGGGCATCACCAATGTTCGTTTTTGGAAGTGAAATCAAAACCCGCATAATTGGCAAAAATCCGGATCTGACAGATTTGGTTGGAAACAACATTAAAATCCAGAATGATTACAGGCAAGTATATTCGAGTATTTTAACCGATTGGCTGGGCGCTTCTGATGATTTAGCAAAAAGTGTTATGTTTGATACGATGTTTACGAATCTTCCGATTTTTAATAAACAAGTTCCGGATATTAAACCCATATCTACGGAACGGATCAATGTTTATCCCAATCCTGCTAATGAAGAAATTTATGTGGAGTCAGGGCTGATGATACAGGGGAATGATAAACTTACTATAACGGATATGAACGGCCGGGTTTTGCCCCTTCAGGTTACATATTTGTCCACAACACAAATACGGATTAAAAAGCCGAACATCACCTCAGGAAAATACTTTATCCGGTTAGAAAACGACAAGCATTCTGTTGTTAAACCTGTGATGATTTTGAGATAA
- a CDS encoding DUF1800 family protein — protein sequence MALIDKYDKPLSSRQVAHLLRRITFGSSPETIEKLTGKTAGTIVKSFLSDTNAPDPPLDKESKLFDNLPWGYPGITSAQRNENDNGRRILIKRWWIANMIGQRENIIEKMTLFWQNHFVSSTIDVNDARFIYLQYKLLRKYALGNFRTFLLEITKDPAMLTYLDGNENVLSKPNENYGRELQELFTIGQGNYNENDVKNAAAILTGWTLTGYRDTISADINVEFKSSKHNNGDKTFSSYYQNTVIKGRTGASAGALELGELIDMILRQKETALFIVRKIYRWFVQAEISSTIENEVIQPLAVLFQKDYEIKPVLTQLLNSSHFYDEQLIGSQIKSPLDLLIGTLVHFNQPVPDPLKNRKDFDAYLLYIANYAKELQMEVFGQETVFGWRPYYDTDFYELWINSTTLALRGAYTNALITGTTNTTININSLDLAKKVSNPADPVVLVDELTKYLFASDLTQAQKDYIIDEILVPGLPRYEWGAEWNLYKADPVNSAKMTAVKMKIDNMYLYLLRLAEFQMG from the coding sequence ATGGCTTTAATTGATAAATACGACAAACCCTTAAGCTCCCGGCAGGTTGCTCATCTGTTGCGAAGAATCACCTTTGGCAGTTCACCGGAAACAATAGAAAAATTAACAGGAAAAACTGCGGGAACCATTGTTAAATCATTTCTTTCCGATACAAATGCCCCTGATCCGCCATTGGATAAGGAAAGCAAATTATTTGATAATTTACCATGGGGATATCCGGGTATAACTTCTGCACAAAGAAACGAGAACGATAATGGAAGGCGTATTCTGATCAAAAGATGGTGGATCGCAAATATGATTGGCCAGAGAGAGAACATCATTGAAAAAATGACATTGTTCTGGCAAAACCATTTTGTTTCTTCAACAATAGATGTCAATGACGCAAGATTTATTTATCTGCAATATAAGCTCCTGAGAAAGTATGCACTGGGTAATTTCAGGACCTTTTTGCTCGAAATAACAAAGGACCCGGCCATGCTGACTTATCTGGACGGCAACGAAAATGTACTGTCAAAGCCCAATGAAAATTATGGCAGAGAGCTACAGGAATTGTTTACTATCGGGCAGGGTAATTATAATGAAAATGATGTCAAGAATGCAGCAGCTATACTAACAGGCTGGACGCTTACCGGCTACCGGGATACTATTTCCGCAGATATTAATGTTGAATTTAAATCATCCAAGCATAATAACGGTGATAAAACCTTTTCCTCCTATTATCAGAATACAGTTATAAAAGGAAGGACGGGAGCAAGCGCAGGTGCTCTGGAACTTGGTGAACTTATTGACATGATCCTGCGGCAAAAGGAAACTGCTTTATTTATTGTCCGAAAAATTTACCGATGGTTTGTACAGGCAGAGATTTCGTCAACAATTGAAAATGAAGTAATTCAACCATTGGCGGTTTTATTTCAAAAAGATTACGAAATAAAACCTGTATTAACACAACTGCTCAACTCCAGTCATTTTTATGACGAACAGCTCATCGGTTCGCAGATCAAATCTCCGCTGGATCTGCTCATCGGAACGCTTGTTCATTTTAACCAGCCGGTACCCGATCCTTTGAAAAACAGGAAAGATTTTGACGCTTATCTGTTATACATAGCCAATTATGCAAAAGAGCTGCAAATGGAAGTTTTTGGTCAGGAAACTGTTTTTGGCTGGCGTCCTTATTATGATACGGATTTCTATGAACTTTGGATAAACTCCACAACGTTAGCGCTAAGAGGAGCTTACACCAATGCCTTAATAACCGGAACAACCAATACTACCATCAATATTAATTCACTGGATTTGGCAAAAAAGGTATCAAACCCGGCTGATCCGGTAGTGTTGGTAGATGAACTGACTAAATATCTTTTTGCATCTGATCTGACCCAGGCGCAAAAAGATTACATAATTGATGAGATACTCGTACCTGGCCTGCCGCGTTACGAATGGGGAGCAGAATGGAACCTTTATAAAGCAGATCCGGTCAATAGTGCCAAAATGACTGCGGTCAAAATGAAAATTGATAATATGTACCTCTATCTGCTTCGTCTCGCTGAATTTCAGATGGGATAG
- a CDS encoding carboxypeptidase-like regulatory domain-containing protein, protein MLHDSIFFRKFFLAFIFISIATFCFGQQANTVTLVGKVTDIKTGKPLPFANVFVNNSTIGTNADENGNYKLPNLSIGNIEMGVSFLGYETIKQTLRFEQPGIKTVVFKMKEGMELQGVTIYSKKNKRREKNLKIITRELLGNSRFSKLCKIINPEVLRISEDDNRHLSAQTTKPLIIENSALGYRIFQDLDDFDYFEGKVYYGGSTRFELLVPKDNAQKVFWRSNQKIAYQGSLKNLLAGMVADSLQEQGFKVYQVIPDSLRIFGSVRNNGYGSNLISNHLNNRITQIRGESLIRPGELETERLVVSRTQLEVFYMKRRARSPYSDMPYSYTQITLPQGYIVITPQGWVVMPMGFEIAGDLGNDRFSTLLPADWKRDE, encoded by the coding sequence ATGCTTCACGATTCTATCTTTTTCAGAAAATTTTTTCTTGCATTTATATTTATCAGTATTGCGACTTTTTGTTTTGGACAGCAAGCTAATACAGTAACATTAGTCGGTAAAGTAACTGATATAAAAACTGGTAAACCTCTTCCTTTTGCCAATGTTTTTGTTAACAATTCAACCATTGGTACCAATGCAGATGAAAACGGGAACTACAAGTTACCAAATCTTTCCATTGGAAATATAGAAATGGGTGTTTCTTTTTTAGGGTACGAAACCATTAAGCAAACTTTGCGTTTTGAACAGCCAGGAATAAAAACGGTTGTTTTTAAAATGAAGGAAGGGATGGAATTGCAGGGAGTGACGATCTACTCCAAAAAAAATAAAAGAAGAGAAAAAAATCTTAAAATAATCACAAGGGAATTGCTGGGTAACAGCCGTTTTTCCAAACTTTGTAAAATTATAAATCCGGAAGTTTTACGTATTTCTGAGGATGATAACAGGCATTTAAGTGCGCAGACGACCAAGCCGTTGATTATTGAAAACAGTGCTTTGGGATATCGCATATTCCAGGATCTCGATGATTTTGATTATTTCGAAGGAAAAGTATATTACGGTGGAAGTACACGTTTTGAGCTTTTAGTACCAAAAGACAATGCCCAGAAAGTTTTTTGGCGGTCTAATCAAAAGATTGCTTATCAGGGCTCGTTAAAAAACCTTCTTGCCGGCATGGTTGCCGATAGTCTACAGGAGCAGGGATTTAAAGTATATCAGGTAATTCCTGATTCCTTGCGGATATTTGGCTCTGTTCGAAACAATGGATATGGTTCAAATCTTATTTCCAATCATTTGAATAATCGTATCACCCAAATTCGGGGTGAAAGTTTGATAAGGCCGGGAGAATTGGAAACAGAACGCCTGGTAGTATCACGCACACAACTCGAAGTCTTTTATATGAAAAGACGTGCCCGTTCTCCGTATTCTGATATGCCTTATTCATACACCCAAATTACATTGCCGCAAGGTTATATTGTGATTACTCCACAAGGCTGGGTGGTTATGCCAATGGGTTTTGAAATAGCCGGAGATCTGGGTAATGACCGCTTTTCAACTTTATTACCTGCTGACTGGAAGCGGGATGAATAG
- a CDS encoding VCBS repeat-containing protein, producing MLLCQLIWLSGCQSSTENEAIKRGEILAKMKCAGCHLLPGPELLDKKTWREGVLPAMAAQFGIELLQGNMYLNTPNSTLSNKDWLRIVNYYETLAPDSLTKPVVKHSFLNDWYVFKLKQPYWDSSQVASTLMTVINPAEKAIYTSNLTNPGLYQWNKNLKPKLITALTSSAVDITFNKTSDPEKGVITCMGGMQALDVTKGDVISFVQNENSYFKSTIGADFIRPIQSRPADFNKDGLTDYVVCSFGHNKGGLFLLQQLPDKTFLKIPILEVPGATQTVIDDFNHDGWPDIMALFAHGDEGIWLFTNNKEGGFETKNILRFPPVYGSSSFQIIDMNQDGKPDIVYTAGDNSDYSRILKPYHGLYIFLNQGDFRTMDIRFEKSYFYPINGCTKAIAADIDQDGDIDIASIAFFADFKNNQPETFICFENNSDRTRKTLSFKPHLLPISKNGRWICMDLNDYDGDGDEDVVLGNYSKGFMNQENFKPDWDIHTPFVILENTIK from the coding sequence ATGCTTTTATGTCAGTTAATATGGCTTTCAGGATGCCAGTCATCAACTGAGAATGAGGCTATAAAAAGAGGAGAAATACTTGCCAAAATGAAATGTGCAGGCTGTCATTTATTACCCGGCCCTGAGTTACTGGATAAAAAAACCTGGCGTGAAGGGGTTTTGCCAGCTATGGCTGCGCAGTTTGGGATAGAGTTATTACAGGGAAATATGTACTTGAATACTCCCAACTCAACACTATCCAATAAAGACTGGCTAAGAATTGTCAATTATTATGAAACGCTCGCTCCTGACAGTCTGACAAAACCCGTAGTAAAGCATTCATTTCTAAATGATTGGTATGTTTTCAAATTAAAACAGCCCTATTGGGATTCATCTCAGGTTGCTTCCACATTAATGACGGTCATCAATCCAGCCGAAAAAGCCATTTATACAAGTAACCTCACAAATCCTGGCTTATACCAATGGAATAAAAACTTAAAACCCAAACTAATAACTGCGCTTACCTCGTCTGCGGTTGATATAACATTTAATAAAACTTCCGATCCTGAGAAAGGAGTTATTACCTGTATGGGCGGAATGCAGGCGCTTGACGTTACAAAAGGCGACGTTATATCATTTGTACAAAATGAAAACAGTTATTTTAAAAGTACAATTGGCGCAGATTTTATCAGGCCCATACAAAGCCGTCCGGCAGATTTCAATAAAGACGGGCTTACCGATTATGTGGTATGCAGCTTTGGGCACAACAAAGGAGGGTTATTTTTATTACAACAGCTTCCGGACAAAACGTTTCTAAAAATCCCGATCCTTGAAGTTCCCGGCGCTACCCAAACTGTAATCGATGATTTTAATCACGATGGCTGGCCGGATATTATGGCTTTATTTGCACATGGAGATGAAGGTATATGGCTTTTTACCAATAATAAAGAAGGTGGGTTTGAGACAAAAAATATTCTTCGCTTTCCTCCTGTCTATGGTTCAAGCAGTTTTCAAATAATAGATATGAACCAGGATGGGAAGCCAGATATAGTGTATACGGCCGGAGATAACAGCGATTATTCAAGAATCCTAAAACCTTATCACGGACTTTACATTTTTCTTAATCAGGGAGATTTTCGTACGATGGATATACGTTTTGAAAAATCCTATTTTTATCCGATTAACGGATGTACAAAAGCAATTGCAGCTGACATTGACCAGGACGGGGATATCGATATTGCCTCCATTGCTTTTTTCGCGGATTTCAAAAACAATCAGCCTGAAACGTTTATCTGTTTTGAAAATAACAGCGACCGTACCAGGAAAACTTTAAGTTTTAAACCTCACCTATTACCAATTTCGAAAAACGGAAGATGGATTTGTATGGATTTAAACGACTACGACGGTGATGGTGACGAAGATGTTGTTTTAGGAAATTACTCCAAGGGTTTTATGAATCAGGAAAATTTCAAACCGGACTGGGACATTCATACACCTTTTGTGATTTTAGAAAACACCATCAAATGA